The Anabaena sp. WA102 genome contains a region encoding:
- a CDS encoding GumC family protein, translated as MSINQEDQDSPIDIQQYWLIFKRRWPVASVVFAFVFGVTALVTYSTKPVYESEGKLVFTKKSGASSLSSLSQQMGELGALTNLSNPVDTESEIIRSYPIVIKTITTLKLTDNQGKQLSLEVFLKKLKLKTVRGTDVMQLSYRSTNPQEAADVVNSLMKYYLESNVRTNRTEARSAREFLSKELPEVEHRVTKAEMNLRRFKENNRVVALDVEAKTGLESLGKLNEAITQSQGELAAALTRSVALQNEMKLGTQQAVDLSTLSQSPGVQQVLTEYQKTQSELAVARSLYTGDNPKVVDLVMKEASLKNVLEQRVSQTVGSSEFLSKQNLQIGELKQALTQDLVKSEVERLALTKQIEELQRVFIVNRRRLDSLPRLEQQQQQLQRQLTVAQITYQEFLKQFQLVQVLENQNVGNSRIISGALVPERPISPKIPLNLALGGFLGVILGAGTALVLESMNQSLKNIEEANRLLGFPLLGTIPQYGEKNPKNRQEGRQELPLLDDPYSPVSTSFEMLQTNLGFTCSDKELRVILVTSATPGEGKSFVAANLALAAAYVGRRVLLVDADMRLPRQHRVWEIHNLLGLSNILAGQAQLENAVQEVSPLVNMLPAGKIPPNPVALLDSQRMAALVEEASKDYDFVIIDTPPLTAVTDPLIVGKYVDGLLLVVRPGAVEYSAVTAAKSLLEQARVPILGMVVNGIGKESGYGGYYYASGYYGGKEDKKKSSEANVRSGFFGRV; from the coding sequence ATGTCCATTAACCAAGAAGACCAAGATTCCCCTATTGATATTCAACAGTACTGGTTAATATTCAAAAGACGTTGGCCTGTGGCATCAGTCGTATTTGCTTTTGTCTTCGGAGTCACAGCCCTTGTCACTTACTCAACAAAACCAGTTTACGAGTCAGAAGGGAAATTGGTTTTCACTAAAAAAAGTGGGGCTTCATCACTCTCAAGTCTCTCTCAACAGATGGGAGAATTGGGCGCACTGACAAACCTTAGCAACCCAGTAGATACTGAATCTGAGATCATCCGCTCCTATCCCATCGTTATAAAAACTATTACCACACTAAAGTTGACAGATAATCAAGGCAAACAGCTTTCTTTGGAAGTTTTTCTCAAAAAACTGAAGCTGAAGACTGTCCGAGGAACAGATGTGATGCAGCTTTCTTACAGAAGTACAAATCCCCAGGAAGCAGCAGATGTGGTGAATTCCCTGATGAAATATTACTTAGAGAGTAATGTTCGCACTAACCGTACCGAAGCTAGGTCAGCGCGAGAATTTTTATCCAAGGAATTACCAGAAGTTGAACACCGAGTTACGAAAGCAGAAATGAACTTACGCCGGTTTAAGGAGAACAACCGAGTGGTAGCTCTGGATGTAGAAGCGAAAACTGGTTTGGAATCTCTGGGAAAGCTGAATGAAGCAATTACCCAGAGCCAAGGGGAATTGGCGGCGGCCTTGACTCGTTCCGTAGCTTTACAGAATGAAATGAAACTGGGTACACAACAGGCTGTGGATCTCAGTACCTTAAGTCAATCACCCGGTGTACAACAAGTCCTCACAGAATACCAAAAAACCCAATCTGAACTAGCAGTGGCGCGAAGTCTTTATACTGGTGATAATCCAAAGGTCGTGGATTTAGTCATGAAAGAGGCATCTCTGAAAAACGTACTAGAACAGCGAGTCAGCCAGACCGTTGGTAGTTCCGAGTTCCTATCCAAACAGAATTTGCAGATAGGAGAACTTAAACAGGCATTAACTCAAGACCTTGTCAAATCAGAAGTAGAAAGGTTAGCATTAACAAAACAAATAGAGGAATTGCAAAGGGTATTTATAGTTAACAGAAGACGTTTGGATAGCTTACCTCGACTGGAACAACAACAACAACAGCTACAGCGACAGTTAACTGTTGCACAAATCACCTACCAAGAATTTCTGAAGCAATTCCAGTTGGTTCAGGTTTTAGAGAATCAGAATGTAGGTAATTCGCGGATCATTTCTGGAGCTTTAGTTCCTGAACGTCCCATTTCTCCTAAGATTCCCCTCAACCTCGCACTAGGCGGATTTTTGGGAGTTATTTTAGGCGCAGGAACGGCACTGGTGTTGGAATCCATGAATCAATCCCTCAAAAATATTGAAGAAGCCAATCGGCTGTTGGGCTTTCCTTTGCTGGGGACGATTCCCCAATATGGGGAAAAAAATCCGAAAAATCGGCAGGAAGGTCGGCAAGAGTTGCCATTATTGGATGACCCCTATTCACCAGTCAGTACGTCTTTTGAAATGCTCCAGACTAACCTGGGGTTCACTTGCTCTGACAAAGAATTGCGGGTGATTTTGGTGACTAGTGCAACCCCTGGAGAGGGTAAATCTTTTGTGGCGGCAAATCTGGCTCTAGCAGCAGCTTATGTAGGAAGACGAGTCCTGTTAGTGGATGCTGATATGCGTCTTCCCCGTCAGCACCGGGTTTGGGAAATACACAATTTGCTGGGATTAAGCAATATCTTAGCCGGTCAGGCGCAGTTAGAAAATGCTGTCCAGGAAGTATCCCCTCTGGTGAATATGTTACCAGCAGGAAAAATTCCGCCTAACCCAGTGGCACTGTTAGATTCCCAGCGCATGGCTGCCTTGGTTGAAGAGGCTAGTAAGGATTATGATTTCGTAATTATTGACACACCTCCCTTAACGGCTGTTACTGATCCCCTGATTGTTGGCAAGTATGTGGATGGGTTATTGCTGGTTGTCCGTCCCGGTGCAGTGGAGTATTCAGCGGTAACTGCGGCGAAGTCATTACTTGAGCAGGCGAGAGTGCCTATTTTGGGCATGGTTGTGAATGGTATTGGTAAGGAAAGTGGTTATGGTGGATATTACTATGCCAGTGGTTATTACGGAGGTAAAGAAGACAAGAAGAAGTCTTCGGAGGCTAATGTGCGGTCAGGGTTTTTTGGTCGGGTGTAA